One stretch of Glycine soja cultivar W05 chromosome 7, ASM419377v2, whole genome shotgun sequence DNA includes these proteins:
- the LOC114418316 gene encoding cyclic nucleotide-gated ion channel 1-like isoform X2 — protein sequence MIPFPKCSVPYVGKDLLKYTIIAQYVPRILRIYPLFKEVTSTSGILTETAWAGAAYNLFLYMLASHVVGAFWYLFSVESRLRCWRRRLKNTTFLHESYLSCGSGNSTVQSLLKSSCPLTDPQQIQHLETFNFGIFIEALKARVVESNTDFPHKFFYCFWWGLRSVSSVGQGLETSTYAGEIIFAIFIAVFGLILFASLIGNMQKYLQSTTVRVEEMRIKRRDAELWMSHRMLPDFLKERIRRYEQYKWQENRGVEEETLIRNLPKDLRRDIKRHLCIDLLKKVPMFENMDNQLLDALCDKLKPVLYTEKSYIVREGDPVDEMLFIMRGKLATATTNGGRTGFFNSFEIKAGDFCGEELLTWALDPNSSSNLPISTRTVETISEVEAFALMPDDLKCVASQFRRLINSKQLQHTFRFYSLQWKTWGACFIQAAWRRYKKKKAERLLREAEERIQALENEEGSSPSFAATIYASRFASSGLRHLRSGKRTRVPQPQRSLMPQKPDDFTAQKN from the exons ATGATCCCATTCCCAAAATGCTCAGTTCCTTATGTGGGAAAGGATTTGTTGAAGTATACCATAATAGCACAGTACGTGCCAAGAATTCTGCGGATCTACCCGTTATTCAAAGAAGTAACAAGCACTTCTGGCATATTGACTGAGACAGCATGGGCTGGAGCTGCTTACAATCTTTTTCTCTATATGCTAGCAAGTCAT GTTGTTGGAGCATTCTGGTATCTGTTTTCGGTAGAATCAAGGCTGCGGTGCTGGCGCAGGCGGTTGAAGAATACTACGTTCTTGCATGAATCCTACCTTAGCTGTGGAAGTGGCAATTCTACTGTTCAATCACTTCTCAAATCTTCTTGCCCGTTAACTGATCCACAACAAATTCAACACCTGGAAACTTTCAATTTTGGAATTTTTATAGAAGCTCTAAAGGCTCGCGTTGTAGAATCAAATACAGATtttcctcacaagttcttctACTGCTTTTGGTGGGGTTTGCGCAGTGTAAG TTCTGTTGGGCAAGGTCTCGAGACAAGTACTTATGCTGGGGAGATAATCTTTGCTATCTTCATTGCTGTCTTTGGATTGATTCTATTTGCATCACTTATTGGAAACATGCAG AAATATCTACAATCTACCACTGTCAGAGTTGAAGAGATGAGAATCAAAAGGAGGGATGCAGAACTGTGGATGTCCCACCGTATGCTACCTGATTTCCTGAAAGAAAGAATTAGACGTTATGAACAATACAAATGGCAAGAAAATAGGGGTGTTGAGGAGGAGACATTAATTCGCAACCTCCCTAAAGATCTCAGGAGGGACATAAAGCGTCATCTTTGCATAGACCTCCTTAAAAAA GTGCCAATGTTTGAGAACATGGATAATCAGTTGTTGGATGCACTGTGTGATAAACTGAAGCCAGTCCTTTACACGGAGAAAAGTTACATAGTTCGTGAAGGGGATCCAGTTGATGAAATGCTGTTCATAATGCGTGGAAAACTTGCTACTGCCACAACAAATGGTGGAAGAACTGGTTTCTTCAACTCCTTTGAGATCAAGGCTGGTGACTTCTGTGGAGAAGAGCTTCTAACATGGGCCTTGGACCCCAACTCCTCCTCAAATCTACCCATTTCAACTAGAACAGTAGAAACTATATCAGAAGTTGAAGCCTTTGCTCTCATGCCTGATGACTTGAAGTGTGTTGCTTCCCAATTTAGACGTCTTATAAACAGCAAACAACTTCAACACACTTTCAG GTTCTATTCCTTGCAATGGAAGACATGGGGTGCATGTTTCATACAAGCAGCTTGGCGCAGatacaaaaaaaagaaggcTGAGAGGTTGTTACGTGAAGCAGAAGAAAGGatacaagctttggaaaatgagGAAGGGTCCTCACCTAGCTTTGCTGCTACAATATATGCATCAAGGTTTGCATCAAGTGGATTGCGCCACTTGCGAAGTGGTAAACGCACCAGAGTGCCACAGCCACAGAGATCCCTGATGCCTCAGAAGCCAGATGATTTCACTGCTCAGAaaaactag
- the LOC114418316 gene encoding cyclic nucleotide-gated ion channel 1-like isoform X1: MAAKGQKFVRFKDWKSLSSSSFEHNDSSNGGFLKRKVQPSLSSVSDGSITNLSCRNHVLDPQGATLQKWNKIFVITSVMAISVDPLFFYIPMIDDKKQCLALDGTLKITASVLRTFFDLFYILHIIFQFRTGFIAPSSRVFGRGELVNDPWAIVMRYLSSYFIIDILSIIPLPQLVILAMIPFPKCSVPYVGKDLLKYTIIAQYVPRILRIYPLFKEVTSTSGILTETAWAGAAYNLFLYMLASHVVGAFWYLFSVESRLRCWRRRLKNTTFLHESYLSCGSGNSTVQSLLKSSCPLTDPQQIQHLETFNFGIFIEALKARVVESNTDFPHKFFYCFWWGLRSVSSVGQGLETSTYAGEIIFAIFIAVFGLILFASLIGNMQKYLQSTTVRVEEMRIKRRDAELWMSHRMLPDFLKERIRRYEQYKWQENRGVEEETLIRNLPKDLRRDIKRHLCIDLLKKVPMFENMDNQLLDALCDKLKPVLYTEKSYIVREGDPVDEMLFIMRGKLATATTNGGRTGFFNSFEIKAGDFCGEELLTWALDPNSSSNLPISTRTVETISEVEAFALMPDDLKCVASQFRRLINSKQLQHTFRFYSLQWKTWGACFIQAAWRRYKKKKAERLLREAEERIQALENEEGSSPSFAATIYASRFASSGLRHLRSGKRTRVPQPQRSLMPQKPDDFTAQKN, from the exons ATGGCTGCAAAGGGACAGAAATTTGTGAG GTTTAAGGATTGGAAGTCACTTTCTTCTTCAAGCTTTGAACACAATGATTCTTCTAATGGTGGATTTCTCAAAAGAAAAGTTCAACCAAGCCTAAGTTCTGTCAGTGATGGATCAATAACAAATTTGTCTTGTCGGAACCATGTTCTTGATCCACAGGGGGCAACACTTCAGAAGTGGAACAAAATTTTTGTAATCACAAGTGTGATGGCAATCTCTGTGGACCCTCTTTTCTTTTACATCCCAATGATTGATGACAAGAAACAATGCCTTGCTTTAGATGGAACACTGAAGATTACTGCCAGTGTTCTCCGCACATTCTTTGATCTTTTCTACATTCTTCACATCATCTTTCAGTTTCGAACCGGGTTTATTGCACCTTCCTCTCGTGTGTTTGGAAGGGGTGAGCTAGTTAATGATCCTTGGGCCATCGTAATGAGATACTTAAGCTCTTACTTCATCATTGACATTCTATCAATTATTCCACTTCCTCAG TTGGTCATTTTAGCTATGATCCCATTCCCAAAATGCTCAGTTCCTTATGTGGGAAAGGATTTGTTGAAGTATACCATAATAGCACAGTACGTGCCAAGAATTCTGCGGATCTACCCGTTATTCAAAGAAGTAACAAGCACTTCTGGCATATTGACTGAGACAGCATGGGCTGGAGCTGCTTACAATCTTTTTCTCTATATGCTAGCAAGTCAT GTTGTTGGAGCATTCTGGTATCTGTTTTCGGTAGAATCAAGGCTGCGGTGCTGGCGCAGGCGGTTGAAGAATACTACGTTCTTGCATGAATCCTACCTTAGCTGTGGAAGTGGCAATTCTACTGTTCAATCACTTCTCAAATCTTCTTGCCCGTTAACTGATCCACAACAAATTCAACACCTGGAAACTTTCAATTTTGGAATTTTTATAGAAGCTCTAAAGGCTCGCGTTGTAGAATCAAATACAGATtttcctcacaagttcttctACTGCTTTTGGTGGGGTTTGCGCAGTGTAAG TTCTGTTGGGCAAGGTCTCGAGACAAGTACTTATGCTGGGGAGATAATCTTTGCTATCTTCATTGCTGTCTTTGGATTGATTCTATTTGCATCACTTATTGGAAACATGCAG AAATATCTACAATCTACCACTGTCAGAGTTGAAGAGATGAGAATCAAAAGGAGGGATGCAGAACTGTGGATGTCCCACCGTATGCTACCTGATTTCCTGAAAGAAAGAATTAGACGTTATGAACAATACAAATGGCAAGAAAATAGGGGTGTTGAGGAGGAGACATTAATTCGCAACCTCCCTAAAGATCTCAGGAGGGACATAAAGCGTCATCTTTGCATAGACCTCCTTAAAAAA GTGCCAATGTTTGAGAACATGGATAATCAGTTGTTGGATGCACTGTGTGATAAACTGAAGCCAGTCCTTTACACGGAGAAAAGTTACATAGTTCGTGAAGGGGATCCAGTTGATGAAATGCTGTTCATAATGCGTGGAAAACTTGCTACTGCCACAACAAATGGTGGAAGAACTGGTTTCTTCAACTCCTTTGAGATCAAGGCTGGTGACTTCTGTGGAGAAGAGCTTCTAACATGGGCCTTGGACCCCAACTCCTCCTCAAATCTACCCATTTCAACTAGAACAGTAGAAACTATATCAGAAGTTGAAGCCTTTGCTCTCATGCCTGATGACTTGAAGTGTGTTGCTTCCCAATTTAGACGTCTTATAAACAGCAAACAACTTCAACACACTTTCAG GTTCTATTCCTTGCAATGGAAGACATGGGGTGCATGTTTCATACAAGCAGCTTGGCGCAGatacaaaaaaaagaaggcTGAGAGGTTGTTACGTGAAGCAGAAGAAAGGatacaagctttggaaaatgagGAAGGGTCCTCACCTAGCTTTGCTGCTACAATATATGCATCAAGGTTTGCATCAAGTGGATTGCGCCACTTGCGAAGTGGTAAACGCACCAGAGTGCCACAGCCACAGAGATCCCTGATGCCTCAGAAGCCAGATGATTTCACTGCTCAGAaaaactag
- the LOC114418318 gene encoding uncharacterized protein LOC114418318 — MKNLQTSEELQSSTQASHEPKSEQPNNHTTDAPVTDTGSASATSNDSKKVSRQDIEFVQNLIERCLQLYMNKDEVVKTLLTRAKIDPGFTTLVWQKLEEENADFFRAYYIRLKLKKQILLFNHLLEHQYHLMKCPMPAKVPLAPIQNGIHPMPVNNLPMGYPVLQQPPMPATGQPHIDSMGCGLSSCHVVNGVPASGNFHPIRMNSGNDMMMDHSAPDMVPVIPPNGTMSSVSEMPVSPTSVASSGHFPFTASEIPGMGADTSALDTAFTSDVVSSVGLQLAADGGNGISRSLDQIQWNFSLSDLTADLPNLGDLGALGNYPGSPFLPSDSDILLESPDQQDIVDDFFVNSEPPCSQSDEEKS, encoded by the exons ATGAAGAACTTGCAG ACCTCGGAGGAATTACAGTCATCGACTCAAGCTTCTCATGAGCCCAAGAGTGAACAACCAAACAATCACACAACTGATGCTCCTGTTACAGACACAGGCTCAGCATCTGCTACAAGTAATGACAGCAAAAAAGTTTCACGGCAGGATATTGAGTTT GTTCAGAATTTAATAGAAAGATGCCTACAGTTATATATGAATAAAGATGAAGTGGTTAAAACACTACTGACTCGGGCAAAGATAGATCCTGGATTCACAACTCTTG TATGGCAGAAGTTGGAAGAAGAGAACGCTGATTTCTTCAGGGCCTACTATATCAGgctaaaattgaaaaagcaaatacTATTATTCAATCATTTACTTGAGCATCAGTATCATCTCATGAAGTGTCCAATGCCTGCAAAGGTTCCATTGGCTCCAATACAGAATGGAATCCATCCAATGCCTG TCAACAACCTACCTATGGGGTATCCAGTGCTACAGCAGCCTCCCATGCCAGCAACAGGTCAACCTCATATTGACTCCATGGGTTGTGGTTTATCAAGTTGTCATGTAGTTAATGGAGTCCCTGCCTCAGGCAACTTTCACCCCATTCGGATGAATTCTGGAAATGA TATGATGATGGACCACAGCGCTCCTGATATGGTTCCTGTTATACCACCAAATGGTACAATGTCATCTGTCTCAGAAATGCCTGTGAGTCCGACATCAGTAGCATCCAGTGGTCATTTTCCCTTCACTGCATCAGAAATACCAGGAATGGGCGCAGATACATCAGCTCTTGATACGGCATTTACATCTGATGTGGTAAGTTCAGTAGGACTACAGCTTGCAGCAGATGGTGGCAATGGAATTTCTAGATCGCTGGATCAAATTCAATGGAATTTTAGCCTATCTGATCTAACGGCAGATTTGCCAAACTTGGGAG ATCTAGGAGCTCTGGGAAACTATCCTGGTTCACCATTTTTGCCATCTGATTCAGACATTTTGCTAGAATCTCCTGATCAACAGGATATAG TGGATGACTTCTTTGTTAATTCTGAGCCCCCATGCTCTCAATCAGATGAGGAGAAATCTTGA
- the LOC114418315 gene encoding GDP-Man:Man(3)GlcNAc(2)-PP-Dol alpha-1,2-mannosyltransferase-like has translation MLTMIITALITAILAGLCIGPINGRRRRKRAVAFFHPYTNDGGGGERVLWCAVRGIQEESPDLDCYVYTGDHDATPQSLMARALDRFGVALLSPPKVVHLYKRKWIEETTYPHFTMIGQSLGSVYLAWEALCKFTPIYYFDTSGYAFTYPLARLFGCKVICYTHYPTISSDMLARVRQRSFMYNNDALITKSVWLSRCKIVYYTVFSCLYGFVGSCAHLAMVNSSWTKSHIENLWRFPDRIKRVYPPCDTSGLQVLPLERSAEIPVLISVAQFRPEKAHTLQLEAFSAAIKRLDPSLPKPKFQIVGSCRNKSDEDRLQMLKEKAIELNVNEHMEFHKNVTYRDLVGLLGGAVAGIHSMTDEHFGISVVEYMAAGAIPIAHNSAGPKMDIVLDEEGQQTGFLACSVEEYADAMVRIVSMPEMERLKMAAAARRRAGRFSEQRFYDDFKAAVHPILCHISR, from the exons ATGTTGACGATGATCATCACTGCGCTCATCACTGCCATACTTGCGGGACTTTGCATTGGCCCAATCAACGGCAGGCGGCGGAGGAAGAGGGCCGTGGCGTTCTTCCATCCGTACACCAACGACGGTGGCGGCGGGGAGAGGGTGCTGTGGTGCGCCGTCAGAGGTATCCAGGAGGAGAGCCCCGACCTTGATTGCTACGTGTACACCGGAGATCATGACGCCACCCCTCAATCGCTCATGGCTCGTGCCCTCGATCGCTTTGGGGTCGCTCTCCTCTCTCCTCCAAAG GTGGTTCATTTGTACAAGAGAAAGTGGATAGAAGAAACTACTTATCCGCACTTTACAATGATTGGTCAAAGTCTGGGTTCTGTGTATCTTGCATGGGAGGCTTTGTGCAAGTTTACCCCAATATATTACTTTGACACAAGTGGATATGCTTTTACATATCCACTTGCTCGGTTGTTTGGATGCAAAGTTATTTGCTATACTCATTATCCTACTATCAGCTCAGACATGCTAGCTCGCGTTCGTCAGCGCAGCTTCATGTATAATAACGATGCCTTAATTACAAAAAG TGTTTGGCTTTCAAGGTGCAAAATAGTCTATTATACAGTATTCAGCTGCTTGTATGGATTTGTAGGATCTTGTGCACACCTAGCTATGGTCAATTCATCTTGGACTAAATCCCATATTGAAAATCTTTGGAGATTTCCTGACCGTATTAAGCGAGTTTATCCTCCTTGTGATACTTCAGGACTCCAG GTACTTCCCTTGGAACGATCAGCAGAAATTCCAGTATTAATATCTGTTGCACAATTTCGACCGGAGAAG GCACACACTCTCCAACTTGAGGCTTTTTCAGCTGCCATTAAGAGATTAGATCCTAGCTTGCCAAAACCTAAGTTCCAAATTGTGGGTAGCTGTAGAAATAAATCAGATGAAGACAGACTTCAAATGTTAAAAGAGAAAGCAATCGAGCTGAATGTGAATGAACACATGGAATTTCATAAGAATGTAACATACAG AGATTTGGTGGGACTTTTAGGGGGTGCTGTTGCTGGCATTCATTCAATGACAGATGAGCATTTTGGCATTAGTGTGGTAGAATACATGGCTGCTGGTGCCATTCCAATTG CTCATAATTCTGCTGGCCCAAAAATGGACATTGTATTAGATGAAGAAGGACAGCAGACAGGATTTCTTGCCTGCAGTGTTGAAGAATATGCAGATGCCATGGTGAGAATTGTATCGATGCCGGAGATGGAGAGACTTAAGATGGCTGCAGCTGCAAGGAGACGGGCAGGGAGGTTTTCCGAGCAGAGGTTTTATGATGACTTCAAAGCTGCAGTGCATCCTATCCTGTGTCATATTTCTAGGTGA